A window from Roseburia sp. 499 encodes these proteins:
- a CDS encoding HPr family phosphocarrier protein, with translation MVSQKVVVKNPTGLHLRPAGELCKEAVKYQSSITFAFKGGTANAKSVLSVLGACIKSGDTIEFVCEGEDEKEALKAVVEAVESGLGE, from the coding sequence ATGGTAAGCCAAAAAGTAGTTGTTAAGAATCCTACAGGGCTTCACTTAAGACCTGCGGGAGAATTGTGTAAAGAAGCTGTAAAATATCAATCATCAATCACCTTTGCTTTTAAAGGTGGTACCGCAAATGCAAAGAGTGTACTGAGTGTGCTTGGTGCATGCATTAAGTCTGGTGATACAATAGAATTTGTATGTGAGGGAGAAGATGAGAAAGAAGCACTGAAAGCAGTGGTAGAAGCTGTGGAAAGTGGGTTAGGAGAATAG